Proteins co-encoded in one Synechococcus elongatus PCC 6301 genomic window:
- a CDS encoding EAL domain-containing protein: MKKRNALIFAVGTSVFAIALPTLISINIASREALIGEQNYMLATARGLLRSSEKAADQVDKGFKELRALQSVQTCDPEQIQVMRKIDLASAYIQAIGYVSGNKLVCSSMGKDSLDLGPVDIVQPSGAKLRRNVEFDFAKGLKFIVIERDSFAAVIQKDVPLDISKDIENISITTLSKSNPETLTARGFIDPKWISALNNQQESTFIDKGHIIAAVSSQRYFLGAVVATPVTGLASRTRAIAWIIVPVGILAGIILWLSVIYFLRGQLALPAVIKTAIKRREFFLTYQPIVNLQTGDWVGAEALVRWKRPDGKTMAPDIFIPVAEDSGLIQLITEYIVETLSREAIGFFDEFPRFHIGINLSAADLHTPQTVSLMRKVAKATSAKPGSLIVEATERGFTDPKLANGVISSLRADGIQVAIDDFGTGYSSLSYLENLELDYLKIDKSFVDTIGRDTATSNVVTHIIEIAKTLDLMMVAEGVETELQANFLRNRGVQYAQGWFFAKPMLFPELYSKLRARAMRSYSEA; this comes from the coding sequence GTGAAAAAACGCAATGCTCTTATTTTCGCAGTTGGAACCAGTGTGTTTGCTATCGCTTTACCAACTCTAATCTCAATCAATATTGCTAGCAGAGAAGCATTAATTGGTGAGCAGAATTATATGCTGGCTACTGCTCGGGGGTTGCTTCGTAGCTCAGAGAAAGCAGCAGATCAAGTTGATAAAGGTTTTAAAGAGTTACGAGCCCTTCAGTCTGTTCAGACCTGCGATCCAGAGCAGATTCAGGTCATGAGGAAGATTGACCTTGCCTCAGCTTATATTCAAGCAATTGGCTATGTTTCTGGTAACAAGCTAGTTTGCTCTTCAATGGGGAAAGATTCACTTGACTTAGGTCCTGTGGACATTGTTCAGCCTAGCGGAGCAAAGCTCAGGCGTAATGTTGAATTTGATTTTGCTAAAGGGCTTAAATTTATTGTAATTGAACGGGATAGTTTTGCAGCAGTTATTCAGAAGGATGTGCCACTTGATATTTCCAAAGATATAGAAAATATATCAATTACAACTTTATCAAAATCTAATCCTGAGACCCTGACAGCTCGTGGTTTCATAGATCCTAAGTGGATTTCAGCCCTCAACAATCAGCAAGAATCCACTTTTATCGACAAGGGACATATCATTGCAGCTGTCTCCTCTCAACGTTATTTTTTAGGCGCAGTTGTAGCTACTCCAGTCACTGGACTAGCATCAAGAACACGAGCAATTGCATGGATAATTGTGCCTGTGGGTATTTTGGCAGGCATTATCCTTTGGCTTTCAGTTATCTACTTTTTAAGAGGCCAGTTGGCTTTGCCCGCAGTCATAAAAACTGCAATCAAACGTCGTGAATTTTTTCTTACCTATCAGCCAATAGTTAACCTTCAAACAGGAGATTGGGTTGGAGCTGAAGCACTTGTACGTTGGAAACGCCCCGATGGCAAGACTATGGCTCCTGATATTTTTATCCCTGTCGCAGAAGATAGTGGATTAATTCAACTGATTACTGAATATATTGTTGAAACACTGTCTCGGGAGGCGATCGGTTTCTTTGATGAGTTTCCAAGATTTCATATTGGTATCAATCTATCGGCCGCAGATCTGCATACCCCGCAGACAGTTTCTCTAATGCGTAAGGTCGCCAAGGCCACGAGTGCAAAACCAGGAAGTCTAATTGTGGAAGCCACAGAACGTGGCTTTACAGACCCTAAGCTTGCAAATGGAGTAATCAGCAGTTTACGAGCTGATGGAATACAAGTTGCTATTGATGATTTTGGGACAGGCTACTCAAGCTTGTCTTATTTAGAAAATCTTGAGCTTGATTACCTCAAAATAGATAAGTCTTTCGTCGATACAATTGGCAGGGATACAGCAACTAGCAACGTCGTCACACATATCATTGAGATAGCCAAAACGCTGGATTTGATGATGGTTGCTGAAGGAGTAGAGACAGAATTGCAAGCTAATTTTTTGCGCAATCGTGGGGTTCAATATGCTCAAGGATGGTTCTTTGCAAAGCCAATGCTTTTTCCTGAATTATATTCAAAACTTAGAGCTAGAGCTATGCGCAGCTACTCTGAGGCTTGA
- a CDS encoding lipid-A-disaccharide synthase-related protein produces MRLLCLSNGHGEDQIAIRILTELRQLEPDWAIAALPLVGEGHAFAAAQIARIGPRQVLPSGGFLNQDWRQLLRDLAGGLTGLTFGQWQAVRQWSESGSAVLAVGDIVPLLFAWASDRPFAFVATAKSDYYWRDEQGLLPISNPTMLWSRWQRSYFDPWDRWLMKHPRCRAVFPRDRLTAEGLQQLGVPAIAVGNPMMDGLEAPEAAAWSPLLPTGSRWLLLPGSRPPEAQRNWSQIIDALPVDPDRAFVALAAIAPSLPLAEFTQGLSDRGWQPAASPIPEAIAFQKGAGWCLLGQRNFAPFLQLAEGAIGMADTATEQCVGLGKPAFTIAGQGPQFTRGFAEAQTRLLGQSVQLLSQPSDFLTAWEAYQADLAMQEATATNGRLRLGEAGAAARIAEVLRSQLLESA; encoded by the coding sequence ATGCGCTTGCTCTGTCTTAGCAACGGTCACGGCGAAGATCAGATTGCGATCCGCATCCTGACGGAGCTGCGCCAACTTGAACCGGATTGGGCGATCGCGGCGCTCCCGCTGGTGGGCGAGGGTCATGCGTTTGCGGCTGCCCAGATTGCACGAATTGGCCCTCGACAGGTGCTGCCCTCCGGCGGTTTTCTCAATCAAGACTGGCGGCAATTGCTGCGCGATTTGGCAGGTGGCCTAACGGGACTGACCTTTGGGCAATGGCAGGCCGTGCGGCAGTGGTCCGAGTCGGGTAGCGCGGTGCTGGCGGTTGGCGATATTGTGCCGCTGCTGTTTGCCTGGGCCAGCGATCGCCCCTTTGCTTTTGTGGCGACAGCGAAGTCGGACTACTACTGGCGGGATGAACAGGGGCTGTTGCCGATCTCGAATCCGACAATGCTGTGGTCGCGCTGGCAGCGCAGCTACTTTGACCCTTGGGATCGCTGGTTGATGAAGCATCCGCGCTGTCGAGCCGTTTTCCCACGCGATCGCCTGACGGCTGAGGGGTTACAGCAGCTTGGGGTACCGGCGATCGCAGTCGGTAATCCGATGATGGACGGCCTCGAGGCACCGGAAGCTGCAGCTTGGTCCCCCCTTTTGCCGACGGGATCGCGTTGGTTGCTGTTGCCAGGTTCTCGGCCGCCGGAAGCTCAGCGAAATTGGTCGCAGATCATTGATGCACTGCCGGTTGATCCCGACCGCGCTTTTGTGGCGTTGGCGGCGATCGCGCCTTCCTTGCCGCTAGCGGAGTTCACGCAAGGTCTCAGCGATCGCGGTTGGCAACCTGCGGCTAGTCCGATTCCCGAGGCGATCGCCTTTCAAAAAGGAGCAGGTTGGTGCCTACTGGGGCAGCGGAATTTCGCGCCGTTTCTACAACTTGCCGAGGGCGCGATCGGAATGGCTGACACCGCGACAGAGCAATGCGTGGGGCTCGGTAAGCCCGCTTTCACGATCGCGGGACAGGGGCCGCAGTTCACCCGTGGGTTCGCAGAAGCGCAGACTCGCTTGTTGGGGCAATCGGTGCAGTTACTCTCTCAACCTTCGGACTTCCTAACCGCATGGGAGGCTTATCAAGCCGATCTAGCCATGCAAGAAGCGACCGCAACCAATGGACGCTTACGTCTTGGAGAAGCGGGGGCAGCAGCCCGGATTGCCGAGGTCCTGCGATCGCAGCTGCTAGAGTCAGCGTGA
- the nrtS gene encoding nitrate/nitrite transporter NrtS → MANQTVGQAGAVQTVDRSPSECLLSAIAAFRQTCRDRRAIATAVRVALFIGTLLFTINHGWATANGQMTQSRWVSALLTYCVPFLVSLHGQSMARSRLQAMDNTLSVPLRTDTAQTER, encoded by the coding sequence GTGGCAAATCAGACAGTCGGTCAAGCTGGGGCAGTGCAGACTGTCGATCGGAGTCCCAGTGAGTGTCTGTTGTCTGCGATCGCCGCTTTTCGTCAAACCTGTCGCGATCGTCGGGCGATCGCGACAGCTGTGCGGGTAGCGTTATTCATCGGTACGCTCCTGTTTACGATTAACCATGGCTGGGCAACAGCCAATGGCCAAATGACGCAGTCGCGTTGGGTTTCTGCTCTACTGACCTACTGCGTCCCATTTTTGGTCAGCCTGCATGGTCAATCAATGGCGCGATCGCGCTTGCAAGCTATGGACAATACTCTCTCAGTGCCTCTAAGGACTGATACGGCACAAACTGAGCGGTAA
- a CDS encoding nucleoside deaminase, with amino-acid sequence MSLAEDERFMRRAIALSRQAGLIDCTGGPFGCVITRNGEIIAEGFNQVLTERDPTWHAEIAAIRQACQHLQTVDLSGCTLYTSAEPCPMCAAAVYWAKLERLVFATRCSDTAAYAEFDDSTIYAEIQKPARDRTIPHQELLRSEAQIVWQDYQQQRDRTPN; translated from the coding sequence ATGAGTTTGGCGGAAGACGAGCGCTTTATGCGACGGGCGATCGCGCTGAGTCGGCAAGCAGGATTGATCGATTGTACGGGCGGGCCTTTTGGCTGTGTAATCACTCGCAACGGCGAGATCATCGCGGAAGGCTTCAATCAAGTCCTGACTGAAAGGGACCCGACTTGGCATGCTGAAATCGCCGCCATTCGACAAGCTTGCCAGCACCTACAAACTGTTGATTTATCGGGATGCACGCTCTACACCAGCGCGGAACCCTGTCCGATGTGTGCGGCAGCCGTTTACTGGGCCAAGCTCGAGCGCCTTGTTTTTGCGACCCGCTGCTCTGACACTGCTGCCTACGCCGAGTTTGATGACAGCACTATCTATGCTGAGATCCAAAAGCCAGCCCGCGATCGCACAATTCCCCATCAAGAACTGCTGCGATCGGAAGCTCAGATCGTTTGGCAAGACTATCAGCAACAACGCGATCGCACCCCGAATTGA
- the gatB gene encoding Asp-tRNA(Asn)/Glu-tRNA(Gln) amidotransferase subunit GatB, with protein MTATAPVKTEYEAVIGLETHVQLGTATKIFSNASTEFGADPNTHIDPVVLGLPGTLPVLNQKVLEYAVKAGLALNCQIAPYSKFDRKQYFYPDLPKNYQISQYDLPIAEHGWIEIEVAEKGKEPYTKKIGVTRLHMEEDAGKLVHAGSDRLAGSTHSLVDYNRAGVALAEIVSEPDLRTGKEAAEYAQELRRIMRYLGVSDGNMAEGSLRCDVNISIRPKGTEKFGTKVEIKYMNSFNAIQRAIEFEIERQIRCLETGEPIVQETRLWDEGKQVTKSMRSKEGSSDYRYFPEPDLGPIEVSETQRETWRSELPELPAQKRHRYAEQYGLSAYDARVLTDEKSTADYYEATVAAGADAKQAANWLMGDIAAYVNANKLLVSDLPLQPQDLAELVNLIEAGTISGKIAKEILPELLEKGGSPKAIVEAKGLTQISDPAQIEALVDELLAAHPTELEQFRAGKTKLQGFFVGQLMKKTGGRVDPKLSNQILNQKLKG; from the coding sequence ATGACAGCGACGGCTCCTGTAAAGACTGAGTACGAAGCAGTTATCGGTCTGGAAACACACGTCCAGCTCGGCACCGCCACTAAAATTTTCTCCAACGCCTCGACGGAGTTTGGTGCCGACCCCAACACCCATATCGATCCGGTGGTGCTGGGTCTGCCGGGTACCCTGCCGGTGCTGAACCAGAAGGTGCTGGAGTATGCCGTCAAAGCCGGTTTGGCGCTGAACTGCCAGATTGCGCCCTACAGCAAGTTCGATCGCAAGCAGTATTTCTATCCCGACCTGCCTAAGAACTATCAGATCTCGCAGTACGACCTGCCGATCGCGGAACATGGCTGGATTGAAATCGAGGTCGCCGAGAAGGGCAAAGAACCCTACACCAAGAAAATTGGCGTGACCCGCCTGCACATGGAAGAGGACGCGGGCAAACTCGTCCATGCTGGGAGCGATCGCCTCGCGGGTTCGACCCACTCCTTGGTGGACTACAACCGCGCTGGTGTGGCCTTGGCGGAAATCGTCTCGGAACCCGATCTGCGTACGGGTAAGGAAGCAGCGGAATACGCCCAAGAACTGCGCCGGATCATGCGCTACCTCGGCGTCAGCGACGGCAACATGGCTGAAGGCTCGCTGCGCTGCGACGTCAACATCTCGATTCGCCCCAAGGGCACCGAGAAATTCGGTACCAAAGTCGAAATCAAATATATGAACTCGTTCAACGCCATTCAACGGGCGATCGAGTTCGAGATTGAGCGCCAGATTCGCTGCCTCGAAACGGGTGAGCCGATCGTCCAAGAGACTCGTCTCTGGGATGAAGGCAAGCAAGTCACCAAGTCGATGCGCTCCAAAGAGGGATCAAGCGACTATCGCTACTTCCCTGAACCAGATCTCGGCCCGATCGAAGTCAGCGAGACTCAGCGGGAAACCTGGCGCAGTGAATTGCCGGAATTACCGGCGCAAAAACGCCATCGCTACGCTGAGCAATATGGACTTTCGGCCTACGATGCGCGGGTGCTGACCGACGAGAAAAGCACGGCGGATTACTACGAAGCAACCGTGGCTGCCGGTGCGGATGCTAAGCAGGCGGCCAACTGGCTGATGGGCGACATCGCGGCCTACGTCAACGCCAACAAATTGCTGGTATCGGATCTGCCGCTGCAGCCACAAGATTTGGCGGAACTGGTCAACCTGATTGAAGCGGGCACGATCAGCGGCAAAATTGCCAAGGAAATTCTGCCGGAACTGCTGGAAAAAGGTGGCTCTCCCAAAGCGATCGTGGAAGCGAAGGGTCTGACGCAAATCTCCGATCCGGCGCAGATCGAAGCGCTAGTTGATGAACTTTTGGCGGCGCACCCCACGGAGCTAGAGCAGTTCCGTGCTGGTAAAACCAAGCTGCAGGGCTTCTTTGTGGGTCAACTGATGAAGAAAACGGGTGGGCGTGTCGATCCGAAGCTCTCGAACCAAATCCTCAACCAAAAGCTGAAAGGCTAG